The proteins below are encoded in one region of Pseudonocardia sp. DSM 110487:
- a CDS encoding TIGR03564 family F420-dependent LLM class oxidoreductase, with translation MQIGMWIDDERPLPAVVDAVVDAERRGFGRAWFGQRLGWDPLTVIAAIGDRAPRIGMGTAIVVTWSRHPLTLAAEALTAQAAVQGRLTLGIGPSHQPIVEGRFGQHWHRPGRHVEEQLDVLLPALRGEAVDVHGETVTAVGALTAPGAPAPPLLLSAHGPRLLRMAGERADGVITTWTDARSVAENVVPAVRAAAAGRPDPQVVVGVIATLTDDRDAAREHVARNFGMAGSLPSYRRSLDQAGFSGPEDTILAGNEAELEKAVRRFADAGATELQLCPIGPPAEQARTIEFFGGLASAVS, from the coding sequence ATGCAGATCGGGATGTGGATCGATGACGAGAGGCCGCTGCCGGCCGTGGTCGACGCGGTGGTGGACGCGGAACGCAGGGGCTTCGGCCGTGCCTGGTTCGGTCAGCGGCTCGGATGGGACCCGCTGACGGTCATCGCCGCCATCGGCGACCGCGCCCCGCGGATCGGCATGGGGACGGCCATCGTGGTGACCTGGTCGCGCCACCCGCTCACGCTCGCCGCGGAGGCACTCACCGCGCAGGCCGCGGTGCAGGGCAGGCTCACGCTCGGGATCGGACCCAGTCACCAGCCGATCGTCGAGGGCCGGTTCGGTCAGCACTGGCACCGTCCCGGCCGGCACGTCGAGGAGCAGCTCGACGTCCTCCTCCCCGCGCTGCGCGGGGAGGCCGTCGACGTACACGGCGAGACGGTCACGGCGGTCGGCGCGCTGACTGCGCCCGGCGCGCCCGCACCGCCGCTGCTGCTGTCCGCGCACGGCCCGCGCCTGCTGCGCATGGCCGGAGAGCGGGCCGACGGGGTGATCACCACGTGGACCGACGCTCGCAGCGTCGCCGAGAACGTGGTGCCTGCGGTGCGGGCGGCCGCGGCAGGCCGGCCGGACCCGCAGGTCGTCGTCGGCGTGATCGCCACGCTGACCGATGACCGGGACGCCGCGCGCGAGCATGTCGCCCGGAACTTCGGCATGGCGGGTTCGTTGCCGAGCTATCGCCGCTCACTGGACCAGGCCGGGTTCTCCGGACCGGAGGACACGATCCTGGCCGGGAACGAGGCGGAGCTGGAGAAGGCCGTGCGTCGGTTCGCCGACGCCGGAGCGACGGAGCTGCAGCTCTGCCCGATCGGCCCACCCGCCGAG
- a CDS encoding alpha/beta fold hydrolase has product MAITRDLRLADGRDLRIHDTGDGDTALVWHHGTPQTGALYEPLLGLARQRGFRLVSCARPGYGGSTPQPGRAVGSAASDLAHVADVLCLDRFAVMGSSSGGSHALACAALLPDRVTGVACFAAIAPFTGDDSWFAGMADDGALRAAMAGREARLRYAEQSEFDPATFTTADFEALSGTWEAMGVDAGTAGRAGPDGQVDDDIALVTPWAADLALVEAPVLLVQGEQDRVAPRTHAEQLARTLPQSEMWFRRDDGHISVLDACPEAMDWLLEVTRLLVE; this is encoded by the coding sequence GTGGCGATCACGCGGGACCTGCGGCTGGCAGACGGACGCGACCTGCGGATCCACGACACCGGCGACGGGGACACCGCGCTCGTCTGGCACCACGGCACGCCGCAGACCGGTGCGCTGTACGAGCCGCTTCTCGGCCTGGCCAGGCAACGCGGTTTCCGGCTCGTGTCCTGCGCCCGCCCCGGCTACGGCGGATCCACACCGCAACCGGGCCGCGCCGTCGGATCCGCGGCCTCGGACCTGGCTCATGTGGCCGACGTGCTCTGCCTCGACCGGTTCGCCGTGATGGGCTCGTCCAGCGGCGGTTCGCACGCGCTCGCCTGCGCGGCCCTGCTGCCCGACCGGGTGACCGGTGTGGCCTGCTTCGCCGCGATCGCCCCCTTCACCGGCGACGACAGCTGGTTCGCCGGTATGGCGGACGACGGCGCGCTCCGCGCCGCCATGGCCGGGCGGGAGGCCCGTCTGCGCTACGCCGAGCAGAGCGAGTTCGACCCCGCGACCTTCACCACCGCCGACTTCGAGGCGCTGTCCGGCACCTGGGAGGCGATGGGTGTGGACGCCGGAACCGCCGGACGCGCAGGGCCGGACGGCCAGGTGGACGACGACATCGCGCTCGTCACCCCGTGGGCTGCAGACCTGGCCCTGGTCGAGGCGCCCGTGCTGCTCGTGCAGGGCGAGCAGGACCGGGTGGCGCCCCGGACGCACGCCGAGCAGCTGGCCCGCACCCTTCCCCAGTCGGAGATGTGGTTCCGGCGCGACGACGGGCACATCTCCGTGCTCGACGCGTGCCCCGAGGCCATGGACTGGCTGCTGGAAGTGACCCGCCTGCTGGTCGAGTAG
- a CDS encoding MFS transporter, which produces MNVEAAARPTRSVAAPAWWIGLAIVLVAANLRPAVVGVAPLLAQIQADERLSATAAGILTALPVLCFGLIAPVAPPLARRLGTERALLTALALLIVGFLVRSSGPLAALFAGTVLLGSAIAIGNVLLPSLIKRDFAHRTGMMTGLYTMAIAGGGALSAGITVPVAQAAGLGWRGALAGWALFALVALLCWLPHVRRAGRPARVGGQRVGGLWRDALAWQVTAYMGLQSLGYFAVTAWLPALLVDRGYDPVTAGFLLSLSTVAGIAGALVAPILATRGRRQRGLAVGITAVAAVGLLGVLAPIGVEPVAVILLGAAQSAALGLALVLVALRAPDAAHAAQLSGMAQTAGYVVAAAGPFAVGALRDLTGGWTVPLLLLVALLAVQGAAGVLAGRDRHVRRHPV; this is translated from the coding sequence CCCGCGGTCGTGGGTGTGGCGCCGTTGCTCGCGCAGATCCAGGCGGACGAGCGGCTCTCCGCCACGGCGGCCGGGATCCTCACGGCCCTTCCCGTGCTCTGCTTCGGCTTGATCGCACCGGTTGCCCCGCCGCTGGCCCGGCGGCTCGGCACCGAACGCGCGCTGCTGACCGCGCTGGCGCTGCTGATCGTCGGCTTCCTGGTGCGCTCGAGCGGCCCGCTGGCTGCGCTGTTCGCCGGCACCGTGCTCCTCGGCTCGGCGATCGCCATCGGCAACGTGCTGCTCCCCAGCCTGATCAAGCGCGACTTCGCCCACCGCACGGGGATGATGACCGGCCTCTACACGATGGCGATCGCCGGTGGCGGCGCCCTGTCGGCCGGCATCACGGTGCCGGTGGCGCAGGCGGCCGGGCTGGGCTGGCGCGGCGCGCTGGCAGGGTGGGCGCTGTTCGCGCTGGTCGCGCTGCTGTGCTGGCTTCCGCACGTGCGCAGGGCCGGGCGACCCGCCCGGGTGGGCGGGCAGCGCGTCGGCGGGCTCTGGCGCGACGCGCTGGCGTGGCAGGTCACCGCGTACATGGGCCTGCAGTCGCTCGGCTACTTCGCGGTGACGGCCTGGCTGCCTGCGCTGCTCGTCGACCGCGGCTACGACCCGGTGACAGCCGGCTTCCTGCTGTCGCTCTCCACGGTGGCCGGCATCGCCGGCGCCTTGGTCGCCCCGATACTCGCCACGCGCGGGAGGCGCCAGCGGGGGCTCGCGGTCGGCATCACGGCCGTGGCCGCGGTCGGGTTGCTGGGCGTGCTCGCACCGATCGGCGTCGAGCCGGTGGCCGTGATCCTGCTCGGTGCCGCGCAGAGCGCCGCGCTCGGCCTCGCGCTCGTCCTCGTCGCGCTGCGGGCCCCGGACGCCGCGCACGCGGCCCAGCTGTCGGGCATGGCGCAGACCGCTGGCTACGTCGTCGCCGCCGCAGGGCCGTTCGCGGTGGGCGCGCTGCGCGACCTGACCGGCGGTTGGACGGTCCCGCTCCTGCTGCTCGTGGCGCTGCTCGCGGTGCAGGGCGCGGCGGGTGTGCTCGCGGGCCGGGACCGGCACGTGCGCCGGCACCCCGTGTGA
- a CDS encoding LysR family transcriptional regulator, whose product MEVRQLRYFVAVAEELHFGRAAERLHVAQPAVSQQVGRLERELGVRLLERTSRRVALTGDGRRLLDEVRAALSAVDRVRAVAADLAAGRAGVLRVGTTPGTGPRLYRAAAKLRADVPDLALTLVDGTIAAHVAALRAGELDIALVRGAVGARDLQAREVWRDPLQVLLPSAHPAARAPAVPITALADLTLRLPDRGSDPALQDALQTACRAAGIVPSTGRPVRSLEDAAVEIGMSEGDATIVCGCGDAPMPGVAVRPLAPLVEVSGLLLAPPSTAPACMDALVAALA is encoded by the coding sequence GTGGAGGTTCGGCAGCTGCGCTACTTCGTGGCCGTCGCGGAGGAGCTGCACTTCGGGCGGGCCGCCGAGCGCCTGCACGTCGCGCAGCCTGCGGTGAGCCAGCAGGTCGGCCGGCTCGAACGGGAGCTGGGCGTGCGGCTGCTGGAGCGGACGTCCCGACGCGTCGCGCTCACCGGCGACGGCAGGCGGCTGCTCGACGAGGTACGCGCCGCCCTGTCGGCGGTCGACCGGGTACGCGCTGTTGCGGCCGACCTCGCCGCCGGGCGCGCGGGGGTGCTGCGGGTCGGCACCACCCCCGGCACGGGACCACGCCTGTACCGGGCGGCCGCGAAGCTCCGGGCGGACGTCCCCGACCTCGCGCTCACCCTCGTGGACGGCACGATCGCCGCGCACGTCGCCGCACTGCGCGCCGGTGAGCTGGACATCGCGCTCGTCCGCGGGGCGGTGGGGGCCAGGGACCTGCAGGCGCGAGAAGTGTGGCGCGACCCGCTGCAGGTGCTGCTCCCGTCAGCGCATCCGGCGGCGCGCGCTCCGGCCGTACCGATCACCGCGCTCGCCGACCTCACGCTGCGCCTGCCCGACCGGGGGAGCGACCCGGCCCTGCAGGACGCCCTGCAGACGGCCTGCCGCGCCGCCGGCATCGTTCCGAGCACCGGCCGGCCGGTGCGTTCGCTCGAGGACGCCGCCGTCGAGATCGGCATGAGCGAAGGCGACGCCACGATCGTCTGCGGCTGCGGTGACGCGCCGATGCCGGGCGTGGCCGTCCGGCCGCTGGCCCCGCTGGTCGAGGTGTCCGGGCTGCTGCTCGCGCCGCCGAGCACCGCTCCCGCCTGCATGGACGCCCTCGTCGCCGCCCTCGCGTGA
- a CDS encoding sigma-70 family RNA polymerase sigma factor, which translates to MTITADAPPTTWEQYRVELTGYCYRMLGSSADAEDAVQDTMVRAWRSYEKFEGRSSVRSWLYKIATNVCLTMLDSRQRRATPMDFGPAASTDGPRPTPKPEISWLEPIPDARVLPVESDPAELAVAKESVRLAFVAALQHLPARQRAVLILREVLQWKASEVAELLGTTVASVNSALQRARATLAEQELAQPGPGGGGASELDADHQELLARYADVFERYDVGALVNLLHEDAILNMPPYDIWLQGVEEIQKWWIGPGAPCRGSKLRPLSANGMPAFAQWRPNPDGDGYYAWALQVLDLKDDRITAYTAFLDVDTLFPMWDLPLRLDKDGQPIRA; encoded by the coding sequence ATGACCATCACCGCTGATGCCCCGCCGACCACGTGGGAGCAGTACCGCGTGGAGCTCACCGGCTACTGCTACCGGATGCTCGGCTCCTCGGCCGACGCCGAGGACGCGGTGCAGGACACGATGGTGCGGGCGTGGCGCTCGTACGAGAAGTTCGAGGGCCGTTCCTCGGTGCGCTCGTGGCTGTACAAGATCGCCACGAACGTTTGCCTCACGATGCTCGACAGCCGCCAGCGCAGGGCCACGCCGATGGATTTCGGCCCCGCCGCGTCGACCGACGGCCCGAGGCCAACGCCGAAGCCGGAGATCTCATGGCTGGAGCCGATCCCCGACGCGCGGGTGCTGCCCGTCGAGTCCGACCCCGCCGAGCTCGCCGTGGCGAAGGAGTCGGTGCGGCTCGCGTTCGTGGCGGCGCTGCAGCACCTGCCCGCTCGGCAGCGGGCGGTGCTGATCCTGCGTGAGGTGCTGCAGTGGAAGGCGTCCGAGGTGGCCGAGCTGCTCGGCACCACGGTCGCGTCGGTCAACAGCGCGCTGCAGCGTGCCCGTGCCACGCTGGCCGAGCAGGAGCTCGCGCAGCCAGGGCCCGGCGGTGGCGGGGCGAGCGAGCTCGACGCCGATCACCAGGAGCTGCTGGCCCGCTATGCCGACGTGTTCGAGCGCTACGACGTGGGGGCACTGGTCAACCTCCTGCACGAGGACGCCATCCTGAACATGCCGCCCTACGACATCTGGCTTCAGGGCGTCGAGGAGATCCAGAAGTGGTGGATCGGGCCGGGCGCGCCGTGCCGGGGTTCGAAGCTGCGGCCGCTCTCGGCCAACGGAATGCCCGCTTTCGCGCAGTGGCGGCCCAACCCCGACGGCGACGGGTACTACGCCTGGGCGCTGCAGGTCCTCGACCTCAAGGACGATCGGATCACCGCCTACACGGCCTTCCTCGACGTCGACACCTTGTTCCCGATGTGGGACCTGCCGCTGCGCCTCGACAAGGATGGACAACCGATTCGGGCGTAG